CGCTGTCGTTCGAGATGGTCGAGCTGCATCCGCAGCTGAATTTCAAGCAGAACAACGTGCATGCGTTCCTGAACAACCCGACGGGGTAAACCCCGTCGCTCCCCTCACGGCCTCTCAGACAAAAAGTACAACATCATGAGCACAGCCCAATCGACTGCCAGCCGCGTGCTGGCCGAGCACGACCGCACCCATCGTTCAGTGACCTGGCGCCTGATGCCGCTGTTGCTGGTGTGTTACCTGTTCGCCCACCTGGACCGCATCAACATCGGCTTCGCCAAGATGCAGATGAGCAGCGACCTGCACTTCAGCGACACGGTGTATGGCTTCGGCGCCGGGTTGTTCTTTATCGCCTATGCGCTGTTTGGCGTGCCGAGCAACCTGGCGCTGGACCGCGTCGGCCCCCGGCGCTGGATCGCCAGCCTGATGGTGGTGTGGGGCTTGCTGTCCACCGGCATGCTGTGGGTGGAGAGCGCCCGGGGTTTCTATGTGCTGCGCTTTTTGCTGGGGGTGGCCGAGGCCGGTTTTTTCCCAGGCATCCTGGTGTTTCTCAACCGCTGGTACCCGGCACGCCGCCGCGCCCAGGTCACCGCGTTGTTTGCCATTGCGGTGCCCATGGCCGGCGTGCTGGGCGGGCCGTTGTCCGGAGCGATCCTTGAACATTTCCATGATGTAGGCGGCCTGCGCGGCTGGCAGTGGATGTTCCTGATCGAGGGCCTGCCGGTGGTGCTGCTCGGGCTGGTGGTGCTCAAGTGGTTGCCGGACGATTTCGACTCGGTGCACTGGCTGACGGCTGAGCAAAAACTTCAGCTGCACACCCAACTGCGCAGTGAAGAACAGCGCAAGACCATCACCTCGTTCGGCGGCATCCTGCGCGACCCCCAGGTGTGGTTGCTGGTGGCGGTGTATTTCGCGGTGATGCTGGCGGTGAACACCCTGGCGTTCTGGATGCCCACGCTGATCCACGGCGCCGGTATCGGCCGCGACAGCCAGGTCGGCCTGCTGAGTGCCGTGCCGTACCTGGCCGGGTGTTTCTTCATGATCGGCTGCGGGCGTTCGTCCGACCGCCACCGCGAACGGCGCTGGCATCTGTGCGTGCCGCTGCTGATGGCGGCCGTCGGCATCGCCGTGGCGGGCCTGGCGCCGGACAAACCGCTGCTGGTGATGGGCGGGCTGGTGGTCGCCGGCATGGGTGCCAGCGCGGCCTTGCCGATGTTCTGGCAGCTGCCGCCGGCGTTTCTCTCCAACACCACCCAGGCGGCCGGTATCGCCATGATCAGCTCGTTCGGCAGCGTCGCCGCGTTTCTTGCGCCGTACCTGATCGGCTGGATGCGCGACGCGACCCAGAGCGCCAGCCTGGCGCTGTACGTACTCGCTGTATTTATCGCCCTCGGCGGCCTGCT
The genomic region above belongs to Pseudomonas azotoformans and contains:
- a CDS encoding MFS transporter; translated protein: MSTAQSTASRVLAEHDRTHRSVTWRLMPLLLVCYLFAHLDRINIGFAKMQMSSDLHFSDTVYGFGAGLFFIAYALFGVPSNLALDRVGPRRWIASLMVVWGLLSTGMLWVESARGFYVLRFLLGVAEAGFFPGILVFLNRWYPARRRAQVTALFAIAVPMAGVLGGPLSGAILEHFHDVGGLRGWQWMFLIEGLPVVLLGLVVLKWLPDDFDSVHWLTAEQKLQLHTQLRSEEQRKTITSFGGILRDPQVWLLVAVYFAVMLAVNTLAFWMPTLIHGAGIGRDSQVGLLSAVPYLAGCFFMIGCGRSSDRHRERRWHLCVPLLMAAVGIAVAGLAPDKPLLVMGGLVVAGMGASAALPMFWQLPPAFLSNTTQAAGIAMISSFGSVAAFLAPYLIGWMRDATQSASLALYVLAVFIALGGLLVLRTHAAIVNPR